The proteins below are encoded in one region of Syntrophotalea carbinolica DSM 2380:
- a CDS encoding Y-family DNA polymerase, translating into MTRDILHVAVPDFDVALARAADPGLESRPLAVATGVSERALLRCVSAEARSDGVQPGMSVYVARKCCPALHLLPPQAELAQRATRVFGELAACCSPLWEPGSPGRFFIDLTGSRRLLGATLDVAARLERDIVERLRLSATCGMAGNKLVARIAADYLHRPGICDVLRGSESCFIGPLTVSTLPGVGSVRTGRLLADLNLRRIEQVAALSVAQLEPVCGPFAALLQQRARGIDPSPVCPPRRSSAIIEETVLPRADNDDMAVRAALGRLAESCGLRLRELGRGTTCLRLQVRYVDGLSEERTDSFTAPRAFDLELMHAADHLLQRTWQRRVRLRALRLGCDRLAPLTRQLDLFAATQQSNDEQALQTALDRLRRQFGHESIQWGRNRGKAVIGD; encoded by the coding sequence ATGACCCGCGACATTCTGCATGTAGCCGTGCCCGACTTCGACGTCGCTCTGGCACGAGCCGCCGATCCAGGCCTTGAAAGCCGTCCCCTGGCCGTGGCCACCGGCGTCAGCGAGCGGGCGCTGCTGCGTTGCGTTTCTGCCGAAGCGCGCTCCGACGGCGTGCAGCCTGGCATGAGCGTATATGTCGCCCGCAAATGTTGTCCCGCCTTGCATCTGTTGCCGCCCCAGGCGGAGTTGGCCCAGCGTGCCACGCGGGTCTTCGGGGAATTGGCGGCCTGCTGCAGCCCCCTGTGGGAACCCGGCAGCCCTGGACGGTTTTTCATCGATCTGACCGGCAGCCGACGTTTGCTTGGCGCCACACTGGACGTAGCCGCACGTCTGGAGCGGGATATCGTCGAGCGCCTGCGTTTGTCGGCCACCTGCGGTATGGCCGGCAACAAACTGGTGGCGCGCATCGCCGCCGACTACCTGCACCGGCCCGGTATCTGCGACGTCTTGCGCGGCAGCGAAAGCTGCTTTATCGGACCTTTGACCGTATCGACCCTGCCGGGAGTCGGCAGCGTGCGCACCGGCCGTCTGCTGGCGGATCTCAACCTGCGACGCATCGAGCAGGTCGCCGCCCTCTCCGTCGCCCAACTGGAACCGGTGTGCGGACCCTTTGCCGCCCTGTTGCAGCAGCGGGCCCGAGGTATCGACCCCAGCCCCGTATGCCCACCGCGACGCTCTTCGGCGATTATCGAGGAAACCGTCCTCCCGCGGGCCGACAACGACGATATGGCGGTACGTGCCGCCTTGGGACGCCTTGCGGAAAGCTGCGGTTTGCGCCTGCGCGAACTGGGCCGGGGCACTACCTGTCTGCGCCTGCAGGTCCGCTATGTGGACGGTCTCAGCGAAGAACGCACCGACAGTTTCACCGCGCCCAGGGCCTTCGACCTGGAACTTATGCACGCCGCCGACCACCTGCTGCAGCGCACCTGGCAACGCCGGGTACGCCTGCGCGCCCTGCGGCTTGGCTGCGACCGCCTTGCGCCCCTGACCCGACAGTTGGATCTGTTTGCCGCAACGCAACAAAGCAACGACGAACAAGCCCTGCAAACCGCTCTGGATCGCCTGCGCAGGCAGTTCGGCCACGAATCGATACAATGGGGGAGAAATCGGGGGAAAGCAGTGATTGGTGACTAG
- a CDS encoding DNA polymerase III subunit alpha, producing MHFTHLHVHSAFSPNWGIHSPATLCAAAKAAGMTRLALTDRNGMYGIPCFLEAAQKAGIAPLIGAEAVSGSQRAVLLARNQDGYANLCRLLSALHDPQPFDLAVALATWREGLYILSDNAAVLGRLAEQSREGLFVETSPGHRMEQAMFLARRLGLPPVATSRAVFLQNADIKTHRVLRAIAGNTTLSRLSAETCAGPADFLRAETDLKAAFPHYPEALENAARIADNCQTNWDFSATIFPRFRGLADQQASTLLERRAHEGAIRRYGEMNTKIAARLSKELTIIRDKGFAHYFLVVQELAKRSPRTCGRGSAAASLVAYCLGITHVDPLRYNLFFERFLNKGRIDPPDIDIDFPWDERDAVLDFAFQRYGNQRAAMVANQVGFKSRGALREVAKVFGMPADEIKTITRRLSSHWSIQRGTKAMDSHPLFRGESLSSDWQDILAIATRLNGQLRHLSQHCGGLVIVPDDIRQYVPTEVSAKGRPLIQWEKDQTEAAGLVKIDILGNRSLAVIRDALTAVHHHTGNNIDYRNWQPLTDAKTRALLCSGDTIGCFYIESPATRQLLKKMWGNRPMPDEDTLFEHLVMASSIIRPAANNVIREFVARMHGKPWHHLHPLLEPILDETYGLAVYQEQITQIAMALSGFSASEGDRLRKIISKKDKGKTLDDYRQRFMQGGNRNGISAAVLKKIWQQVLSFAGYSFCKPHSASYALVSCKAAWLKANHPAEFMAAVISNGGGYYTPLGYLSEARRMGLHILTPDINTSDRAYRGKDRDLRIGLMQIAAVAQATIEVILNERRKNGPFSDYENFLWRLPHLPVADIKQLIKAGCFDALEGSEQRPGLIWRLLQLQRGPATAADTLFVTEPEPPPVLPPYDAVTLQTQELETLGMPVGSHPLVPYAEAIRSSGAVPAAELSRWIGRHITLVGWWVTGKPVRTVKGQPMEFVTFEDATALFDATFFPAAYARFCRNFGRSRPYLIKGVVDEEFGVATINVMWLGFLDEQGKTLSKQNVAMRRL from the coding sequence TTGCATTTCACCCACCTGCATGTACACTCGGCCTTTTCTCCCAACTGGGGTATCCATTCCCCTGCCACCTTGTGTGCCGCAGCCAAAGCTGCGGGTATGACACGCCTGGCACTGACCGACCGCAACGGCATGTATGGCATCCCCTGTTTTCTCGAAGCAGCCCAAAAAGCCGGTATTGCTCCACTGATCGGCGCCGAAGCCGTCAGCGGATCACAGCGAGCCGTGCTGCTGGCCAGAAACCAGGACGGTTACGCCAATCTGTGCCGCCTGCTTTCAGCACTGCACGACCCGCAGCCGTTCGATCTTGCCGTGGCCTTGGCAACCTGGCGGGAAGGATTATACATCCTCAGCGATAATGCCGCGGTGCTCGGCAGACTCGCCGAGCAGAGCCGCGAGGGTTTATTCGTCGAAACATCCCCCGGACATCGCATGGAGCAGGCCATGTTCCTGGCCCGCCGCCTGGGACTGCCGCCCGTCGCCACCAGTCGTGCTGTCTTTCTGCAAAACGCGGATATCAAAACACACAGGGTATTGCGCGCCATCGCCGGAAATACCACGCTGTCACGCCTCTCCGCCGAGACCTGTGCCGGGCCGGCCGATTTCCTGCGGGCGGAGACGGATCTGAAAGCCGCTTTTCCTCATTACCCCGAAGCACTGGAAAATGCCGCGCGTATCGCCGATAACTGCCAGACCAACTGGGATTTTTCCGCGACCATCTTTCCCCGGTTCCGTGGCCTGGCGGATCAACAGGCCAGCACCCTGCTGGAACGCCGCGCCCACGAAGGTGCCATCCGACGTTACGGCGAAATGAACACTAAAATCGCGGCGCGTCTAAGCAAGGAACTGACCATCATCCGCGACAAGGGATTTGCCCATTATTTCCTGGTGGTGCAGGAACTGGCGAAGCGCTCGCCACGCACCTGCGGCCGGGGCAGCGCCGCCGCCTCTCTGGTCGCCTATTGCCTCGGCATCACCCATGTCGACCCGTTGCGTTACAACCTGTTTTTCGAACGTTTCCTCAACAAAGGCCGCATCGATCCCCCCGACATCGATATCGATTTCCCCTGGGATGAACGGGATGCGGTGCTCGACTTCGCCTTTCAACGCTACGGAAACCAGCGCGCCGCCATGGTCGCCAACCAGGTCGGATTCAAAAGCCGCGGCGCCCTGCGGGAAGTAGCCAAGGTATTCGGCATGCCGGCCGATGAAATCAAAACGATTACCCGCCGACTGTCAAGCCACTGGTCGATACAGCGCGGCACCAAAGCCATGGACAGCCACCCGCTGTTTCGCGGTGAATCCCTGAGCAGCGACTGGCAGGATATACTCGCCATCGCCACCCGCCTCAACGGCCAGCTGCGCCACCTGTCCCAACATTGCGGCGGACTGGTGATCGTACCCGACGACATCCGGCAATACGTGCCGACAGAGGTTTCCGCAAAAGGCCGACCACTCATCCAGTGGGAAAAGGATCAGACCGAAGCCGCCGGGCTGGTCAAAATCGACATTCTCGGCAACCGCTCCCTGGCGGTCATCCGCGACGCCCTGACAGCGGTACATCATCACACGGGCAACAACATCGACTACCGCAACTGGCAACCGTTGACCGATGCCAAAACCCGCGCCCTGCTCTGTTCCGGCGACACCATCGGCTGCTTTTACATCGAATCGCCGGCCACCCGCCAGTTGTTGAAAAAAATGTGGGGCAACCGGCCCATGCCCGATGAAGATACCCTGTTCGAGCACCTGGTCATGGCATCATCGATTATCCGACCGGCGGCCAACAACGTCATTCGCGAGTTCGTCGCCCGCATGCACGGCAAACCCTGGCACCATCTGCACCCCCTGCTGGAGCCGATTCTCGACGAAACCTACGGCCTGGCCGTCTACCAGGAACAGATCACCCAAATCGCCATGGCCCTGTCCGGCTTCAGTGCCAGCGAAGGAGACCGGCTGCGTAAAATCATCAGCAAAAAGGATAAGGGAAAAACCCTGGATGACTACCGGCAGCGCTTTATGCAGGGCGGAAACCGCAACGGCATATCCGCAGCGGTGCTGAAAAAAATCTGGCAACAGGTGCTTTCCTTTGCCGGCTACTCCTTCTGCAAGCCCCATTCGGCCTCCTATGCCCTGGTCAGCTGCAAGGCCGCCTGGCTCAAGGCCAACCATCCCGCGGAGTTCATGGCTGCCGTCATCAGCAACGGCGGCGGCTATTACACTCCTCTCGGCTACCTTTCCGAGGCTCGCCGCATGGGACTTCACATTCTGACGCCCGACATCAACACCAGCGACCGGGCCTACCGTGGCAAAGATCGGGATCTGCGCATCGGCCTGATGCAGATTGCCGCCGTTGCGCAGGCCACCATCGAGGTCATTCTGAACGAGCGCCGAAAAAACGGCCCTTTTTCAGACTACGAAAATTTTCTATGGCGGCTCCCGCATCTGCCTGTCGCCGATATCAAACAACTGATCAAGGCCGGCTGTTTCGATGCGCTCGAAGGCAGCGAACAGCGTCCCGGACTGATCTGGCGGTTGCTGCAGTTGCAACGAGGCCCCGCCACCGCTGCAGATACGCTTTTCGTTACAGAGCCCGAACCGCCGCCGGTTCTGCCGCCCTATGACGCCGTGACCTTGCAAACTCAGGAGCTCGAGACCCTCGGCATGCCCGTCGGCTCCCATCCCCTGGTACCATATGCCGAAGCCATTCGATCCAGCGGCGCCGTCCCTGCCGCCGAACTGTCACGCTGGATCGGCCGCCACATCACCCTCGTCGGGTGGTGGGTAACGGGCAAGCCGGTACGAACCGTCAAGGGCCAGCCGATGGAATTCGTCACATTCGAAGATGCGACAGCCCTTTTTGACGCGACATTCTTTCCCGCAGCCTATGCACGATTCTGCCGCAATTTCGGCAGATCCCGTCCCTATCTCATCAAAGGAGTGGTCGATGAGGAATTCGGTGTCGCAACCATCAATGTCATGTGGCTGGGGTTTCTGGATGAGCAAGGGAAAACTTTATCAAAACAAAATGTTGCCATGAGGCGACTTTAA
- a CDS encoding GtrA family protein, protein MKILRFGLVGIINTVVDCALLNIFVLVLRVFTPGGLVLCNVFSFLGANVNSYVMNKKWTFRHPEHASQKEYLVFLVCSLGGLGINSGMIFILSQDFFDLGLSFFLHLNLAKIAATVVSMLWNFFSYKLFVFKDVNVAKSVSATTCHRRSVTSIRG, encoded by the coding sequence ATGAAGATTTTGCGATTCGGGCTGGTTGGTATCATTAATACGGTTGTGGATTGCGCTCTACTCAATATATTTGTTCTGGTTTTGCGTGTTTTCACTCCTGGGGGCCTGGTCTTATGCAATGTCTTTTCTTTTCTGGGAGCAAATGTCAATAGTTATGTGATGAATAAAAAATGGACTTTTCGGCACCCTGAACACGCTTCGCAAAAGGAATACCTGGTTTTCCTGGTCTGTTCTCTGGGGGGGCTTGGTATTAACTCCGGCATGATTTTTATTCTATCGCAAGACTTTTTTGATCTGGGACTGTCGTTTTTCCTTCATCTCAATCTTGCCAAAATTGCAGCGACGGTTGTCAGTATGTTGTGGAATTTCTTTTCTTATAAATTGTTTGTCTTCAAAGACGTCAACGTCGCAAAAAGTGTTTCTGCAACCACCTGTCATAGGCGTTCTGTGACTTCGATTCGCGGATAA
- a CDS encoding Flp family type IVb pilin, with amino-acid sequence MNFVMSKLRDLVWKEEGATSPEYAVMLALIIIVCIAAISYLGKKVNNTFNDMAQQYPDN; translated from the coding sequence ATGAATTTTGTCATGTCAAAACTCCGAGATCTTGTATGGAAGGAAGAAGGGGCAACTTCCCCGGAATATGCAGTCATGCTGGCGTTGATTATCATCGTTTGCATTGCCGCCATTTCTTATCTAGGCAAAAAGGTCAACAATACCTTCAATGACATGGCGCAACAGTATCCCGACAATTAA
- a CDS encoding Flp family type IVb pilin → MNKAYRQFHPILIAKRHYVSNDKMASIYRKTFHPQPFANLDRAKIPANLKLKAVRQKAQASTITDLFDRIAYTGRHHCQQHIVKRYAMGFGITAGNHHHTGQEGGQQMTKMLMKCRELIRSEEGATATEYAVMLALIIIVAIGAITFLGKKVNNTFQNIAESLPDPS, encoded by the coding sequence ATGAATAAGGCATATAGACAATTCCATCCGATTTTAATTGCGAAGCGCCACTATGTATCTAACGACAAAATGGCCTCTATCTACCGAAAAACCTTCCATCCCCAGCCTTTCGCAAACCTTGACAGGGCAAAAATCCCGGCTAATCTCAAATTAAAAGCAGTTCGGCAAAAAGCTCAGGCATCAACAATCACTGATCTTTTTGACCGAATTGCATACACGGGAAGGCACCATTGCCAGCAACACATCGTTAAACGGTATGCGATGGGTTTCGGCATCACTGCCGGAAATCATCACCACACAGGCCAAGAAGGAGGTCAACAGATGACAAAAATGCTCATGAAATGCAGGGAACTGATTCGCAGTGAAGAAGGAGCAACCGCTACGGAATACGCCGTCATGCTGGCACTTATTATCATCGTTGCCATCGGCGCCATCACTTTCCTTGGCAAAAAAGTCAACAACACGTTCCAGAACATTGCAGAAAGCTTGCCTGACCCCAGTTAA
- a CDS encoding prepilin peptidase produces MTTTHAIKMTRCAFGLVAMSLAMLFIYRHPSDMVILAASGYLFLICATDTLYSKIPNICTLALITIGLVTNIVISGLPGIIVSITGFSVGLALLLIPFLLGGMGAGDVKALAALGALLGPGKTFQIFLYMGLIGGLLGIIFHLISTDTRKELRHYASMLKNVYLTRDYTSFKNYESRSTYRFPYATAIAFGFFALTSWGDIV; encoded by the coding sequence ATGACAACTACTCATGCTATTAAAATGACACGCTGTGCTTTTGGCCTGGTGGCCATGTCGCTGGCCATGTTGTTTATTTATCGACATCCATCGGATATGGTCATTCTGGCTGCCTCGGGTTATTTGTTCCTGATCTGTGCAACCGACACCCTTTATTCAAAAATCCCTAACATCTGCACTCTGGCCTTGATTACCATCGGGCTGGTTACCAACATTGTCATCTCGGGCTTGCCCGGCATTATCGTTTCGATAACGGGATTTAGCGTGGGCCTTGCGTTGCTCCTGATCCCCTTCTTGCTGGGAGGGATGGGAGCCGGCGATGTCAAGGCACTGGCGGCGCTTGGCGCTCTGCTGGGACCAGGCAAGACCTTTCAAATATTTCTGTATATGGGACTTATCGGCGGCCTTTTGGGGATTATTTTTCATCTTATCTCGACGGATACCCGCAAAGAACTTCGCCATTATGCTTCCATGCTCAAAAATGTTTATCTCACAAGAGATTACACATCCTTTAAAAACTATGAAAGTCGCTCCACATATCGGTTTCCTTATGCAACAGCCATCGCATTCGGATTTTTTGCCCTGACCTCTTGGGGTGACATCGTGTAA
- the cpaB gene encoding Flp pilus assembly protein CpaB has translation MKKYGTIIALALAVIFGVIAVILVNRWLSSKVSQEATTPRESIAMTEIVVAAADVNIGTRLDQTLLAMAQWPKASVPKGAFEDIEQVVGRVSVSKMVTGTPILAAELAAPNSGAGLVALIKPGMRAMAIKVNEVVGVGGFILPNTFVDIISLDERSKRTKVADTFLHKVEVLAIAQETFIEEGKPKVVRTVTLELTPEDAEKLVEKTHEGPIQLVLRNPLDEKETPPPPKKVVKRTRVRRAKPRVYTPPAPTFEVEVIRGERPAENYQFKAK, from the coding sequence ATGAAAAAATATGGCACCATCATCGCCCTGGCACTGGCCGTCATTTTCGGGGTCATTGCGGTTATTCTGGTCAACAGATGGCTTTCCTCCAAGGTATCACAGGAAGCCACAACACCCAGAGAGTCCATCGCCATGACCGAGATCGTCGTAGCGGCGGCTGACGTCAACATCGGCACCCGACTCGATCAAACACTGCTGGCCATGGCCCAATGGCCCAAGGCCAGCGTCCCAAAGGGAGCCTTTGAAGATATCGAGCAGGTTGTGGGGCGCGTTTCCGTGAGTAAGATGGTTACGGGTACCCCCATCCTGGCGGCGGAACTTGCCGCACCCAATTCCGGAGCCGGACTCGTTGCCCTTATCAAGCCCGGCATGCGGGCCATGGCCATTAAAGTCAACGAAGTCGTCGGTGTCGGCGGATTCATTCTACCGAATACTTTTGTCGATATTATTTCTCTGGACGAAAGATCGAAACGTACCAAAGTAGCCGATACATTCCTGCACAAGGTCGAAGTTCTCGCCATCGCCCAGGAAACCTTCATCGAGGAAGGCAAGCCTAAAGTGGTTCGCACCGTAACTCTTGAATTAACACCTGAAGATGCCGAAAAGCTGGTGGAAAAAACCCATGAAGGCCCCATCCAACTTGTCCTGCGCAACCCTCTGGACGAAAAAGAAACTCCTCCGCCACCTAAAAAGGTGGTAAAAAGAACACGTGTTCGTAGAGCAAAACCAAGGGTTTACACGCCACCGGCACCAACTTTCGAAGTTGAGGTCATACGCGGCGAAAGACCGGCGGAAAACTATCAGTTCAAAGCTAAATAA
- a CDS encoding type II and III secretion system protein family protein, with the protein MTTRRAILPAICFLGLFCLALFTGTAAADDIEHLTLDVNIGGSELVEIREPSQRMKILISNGDIIGARPLRPNLINVYNLGKKIGFSRVTVWDDAARQVRAIIDVSVNLDLTPLKQKIGELYPHENIKVYASETGVVLSGTVSSPEVVEQVIRLTETFLPKKAEASTSGKGTGKSGSGITNLLSVGGVQQVMLEVKFAEVTRSSGRDWQAALGFNGLGDNSGLVAGVGGISGDISGGDFTGKLGSVLLNFADFASNPANIFVQMGDFTSALRFLEDEGLARILAEPRLVTMSGQEASFLAGGEFPIPVPDEDGITIEFREFGVSLRFTPVVMSDGKISLRVAPSVSDIASTSSIPSSITGTTYNVPNLTTRKLETTVQLYDGQTLALAGLLQDTLRESVSKIPGLGDLPILGALFRSTSYTQEKTDLLIAVTPHLVKPSKEGTLSFPGEYMRPPNRLEFYLEGRLEGRRFPNDPSALSQHSFAAPPQMNETAGGLEGEFGHEPVTAQ; encoded by the coding sequence ATGACAACACGCCGAGCCATTCTTCCGGCAATCTGCTTCTTAGGCCTGTTTTGCCTGGCTCTGTTCACCGGGACGGCCGCTGCCGACGATATCGAGCATCTGACTCTCGATGTCAATATCGGCGGCTCGGAACTGGTCGAAATACGCGAACCGAGCCAGCGGATGAAAATCCTCATCTCCAACGGCGACATCATAGGCGCCAGACCGTTGCGCCCAAATTTGATCAACGTCTATAACCTGGGCAAAAAGATAGGCTTTTCCCGGGTTACCGTTTGGGACGATGCCGCTCGCCAGGTACGCGCAATCATCGACGTAAGCGTCAACCTCGACCTGACACCTCTCAAACAAAAGATCGGCGAGCTCTACCCACATGAGAATATCAAGGTTTATGCCTCGGAAACCGGCGTGGTCCTCTCAGGCACCGTCTCCAGCCCGGAGGTGGTCGAGCAGGTCATTCGCCTGACGGAAACCTTTTTACCCAAAAAGGCTGAGGCTTCAACGAGCGGTAAAGGCACCGGCAAATCGGGCAGCGGCATCACCAACCTGTTGAGCGTCGGCGGTGTCCAGCAGGTCATGCTCGAAGTCAAATTCGCCGAAGTCACCCGCTCCTCCGGTCGTGACTGGCAAGCGGCCCTTGGATTCAACGGCCTGGGTGATAATTCCGGTCTTGTCGCTGGTGTAGGCGGCATTTCCGGCGATATTTCCGGTGGCGATTTTACAGGCAAACTCGGCAGCGTATTGCTGAACTTCGCTGACTTTGCCAGCAACCCAGCAAACATCTTTGTACAAATGGGCGATTTCACCTCGGCCCTACGCTTCCTTGAGGATGAAGGCCTTGCACGTATCCTCGCCGAACCGAGATTGGTCACCATGAGCGGTCAGGAGGCCAGTTTCCTGGCCGGTGGAGAATTCCCGATCCCGGTACCGGATGAAGACGGCATCACCATTGAATTTCGTGAATTCGGGGTCTCCCTGCGATTTACCCCCGTAGTAATGAGCGATGGGAAGATCAGTTTACGCGTGGCTCCAAGCGTCAGCGACATTGCCTCAACCAGTTCCATACCGTCAAGCATTACGGGAACCACCTATAATGTGCCCAACCTGACAACCCGCAAACTCGAAACCACCGTACAACTATATGACGGACAGACCTTGGCATTGGCTGGATTACTGCAGGATACTCTGCGTGAAAGTGTATCCAAAATACCCGGCCTGGGTGATCTTCCGATCCTCGGTGCCCTGTTCCGCAGCACCAGCTATACCCAGGAGAAAACCGACCTGCTGATTGCTGTAACACCACACCTGGTCAAACCGAGCAAGGAAGGCACTCTCAGCTTCCCCGGCGAATACATGCGTCCCCCCAACCGGCTTGAGTTTTATCTCGAAGGCCGCCTTGAAGGTCGCAGATTCCCGAATGATCCCTCGGCTTTGAGCCAGCATAGTTTTGCCGCACCGCCTCAAATGAACGAAACGGCTGGTGGACTCGAAGGTGAGTTCGGCCATGAACCCGTGACGGCACAATAA
- a CDS encoding TadE/TadG family type IV pilus assembly protein, whose protein sequence is MKFNSQKGAAIVEFAVILPLLLLIVFGIVEFGFIFYNQAILTNASREGARRAIVFETNSNGDRIYNGATVEDTIKRYLYTDYPTNSDLRLVTFGTENLSIAPSSADGEVVINQGDYILVEVQYDYDFMVLPSFAGIPQTITLTGKTTMRAE, encoded by the coding sequence ATGAAATTTAACAGTCAAAAAGGGGCAGCCATTGTAGAGTTTGCTGTCATCCTTCCGCTGCTGCTCCTGATCGTATTCGGCATTGTTGAGTTCGGATTCATCTTTTACAACCAGGCTATTCTCACCAATGCCAGCCGTGAAGGCGCACGCAGAGCCATCGTTTTCGAAACCAATAGTAATGGTGATCGTATCTACAACGGGGCTACCGTAGAAGATACGATCAAACGATATCTTTACACGGATTATCCGACCAACAGTGATTTAAGGTTGGTTACATTCGGCACGGAAAACCTCTCAATTGCCCCCAGCAGCGCAGATGGCGAGGTGGTCATCAATCAGGGAGATTACATCCTTGTCGAAGTACAATACGATTACGATTTCATGGTTTTACCATCGTTTGCCGGAATCCCGCAGACCATTACACTGACTGGGAAAACCACCATGAGGGCTGAGTAA
- a CDS encoding TadG family pilus assembly protein, whose protein sequence is MLTKLISLKKDQNGAVIVLVAILLILFLGIAALAIDVYHVYVVRNELQNAADAGALAGARELYLESGASVNPNANVIANNTAIENISEDVPVEVNYNAAANTGDVQRGHWSFAARQFTPNGSLTAIDVGNYTTEDLDNPDPNINGGLINAVKVVVRRQDRPASSFFAQIFGFENFGITAEAIAYIGFSGTINPAELDQPIAICEESILDDNGNYNCNMGRMLNSGSNLNTSNTGGWTNFSQPCDTADASEMKALICGDGNPDEVTFGQGIGAVGGVQDVVLSKLVDCWEDATDTKELWNMTLPVIECPGNNVSNCAKLVGAVNVNVVWIVHKNDPGYDDVPREMEDWTCDAATPGFDCWKSFIDHFNLANVEGPPVSDEDYAEMYQKKNIFFLPSCEEQDPTGVTGGLNFGVLAKIPVLVD, encoded by the coding sequence ATGTTAACAAAACTAATCTCACTTAAAAAAGATCAAAATGGAGCGGTCATTGTCCTGGTCGCTATTCTTCTCATTCTATTTTTGGGAATAGCTGCACTGGCCATCGACGTTTATCACGTATATGTAGTTCGCAACGAACTTCAAAATGCGGCGGACGCCGGCGCCTTGGCCGGTGCACGGGAACTGTATCTGGAGAGTGGCGCATCCGTCAATCCCAATGCAAACGTGATCGCCAACAATACCGCTATTGAAAATATCAGCGAAGATGTTCCCGTCGAGGTTAACTACAATGCCGCTGCCAACACAGGGGACGTACAAAGAGGTCACTGGAGCTTTGCCGCGAGGCAGTTCACCCCCAACGGTTCCCTAACGGCCATCGATGTCGGCAATTATACGACAGAGGACCTGGATAATCCCGACCCCAACATCAATGGCGGTCTGATCAACGCCGTAAAGGTAGTCGTTCGACGGCAGGACAGACCGGCATCCTCCTTTTTCGCCCAGATCTTCGGCTTTGAAAACTTCGGGATTACGGCCGAAGCCATTGCCTATATCGGCTTTTCCGGAACCATCAATCCGGCAGAATTGGACCAGCCCATCGCCATATGCGAAGAGTCCATTCTCGATGATAATGGCAATTACAACTGCAATATGGGCCGGATGCTTAATAGCGGATCGAATCTCAATACATCCAACACAGGCGGATGGACCAATTTTTCGCAACCGTGCGACACAGCTGATGCCAGCGAAATGAAAGCCCTCATCTGCGGCGACGGAAACCCGGATGAAGTTACCTTTGGACAGGGCATAGGCGCGGTCGGCGGTGTACAGGATGTGGTCCTGAGCAAACTGGTTGACTGCTGGGAAGACGCTACCGATACCAAAGAGCTATGGAACATGACCCTGCCCGTCATTGAATGCCCAGGCAACAACGTCAGCAATTGTGCGAAGCTTGTCGGTGCGGTCAATGTTAATGTCGTCTGGATCGTGCATAAGAACGACCCAGGGTATGACGACGTACCAAGAGAAATGGAAGATTGGACATGCGATGCGGCAACCCCCGGATTCGATTGCTGGAAAAGCTTCATCGATCATTTTAATCTTGCCAACGTAGAGGGCCCACCTGTATCCGATGAGGACTATGCGGAAATGTACCAAAAAAAGAACATATTCTTCCTCCCCTCCTGTGAAGAGCAGGACCCGACCGGCGTAACGGGGGGATTGAATTTTGGCGTATTGGCTAAAATACCCGTGTTGGTAGATTGA